The genomic stretch CTCGTGCTGGCCGACTCGGCCAAACACGCGGCCCACGTCACCATCATGCTCATCCTGCTGCACCGCCGGATAGGCGGCCTCGGGAATCAGGGAGTCGTCCGGGTCGCCACGCGATCGGCGGGAGCCGCCCTGGTGATGGGCCTGATGGTGTGGCAACTGGTGAACAGGCTGGAGGCGACCCTGCCGGCCGGGACGCTGTTGGGGGATTTCGCCATCGTGGCGATGGGGGGGCTGGCGGCAGTGGCCGTCTACGGGCTGACCACCCTGCTCCTACGGCTGGAGGAGACGAAGATGATGTGGGAGATGGCGACCCGCCGGCTGCGTCGCGATTGACCGGGATCGACCTCTGCTATATAATGACGACATCGTTCATCACCCATGCGGAGGATCTCCATGGCCAAGCGATCACGGAAGGCACGCAAGGCAGCCCGGCCACAGCGATACAGCAAGCGACGAGCGTCGAGTCAGCAGAAGCCGGCGGGCGCGCCCGCAGCCAGCGCCACCGCCGCGCAGGCCGCGCCGCCGAAGGCCGCCGCGACGGCGTCCACGGCGACGGTGGACTTTGCGAAGGAGTACCACTACGTCATCCAGGATCTGCGCCGCCTGTTCACACTGGCCATCGCGCTGATGATCCTGCTTGTCGTGCTGGCTTACTTCCTGACGTAGATCCGGGGAAATACATTCGGCGGCGCGAAGGGAAGCATCCCGTCGCCCCGCCGATGAACTGAATGGGGAAATGATACGGCCGCGATCGGGATTCTCGCGGCCGTTTGATTTCCGCAGAGCGGTCATCCTTTCCGCTGGGATAGCGGCACCGAGGTGACCACCATAGGCTTGCGTCGACCGGTACGCTGCGTCTTCGCCTTGGATTTCTCCGCCGATTCCGCCTGAGGCTTCTCCGCGGGCTTCGGCTTCGTCTCTGCCTTCGCCTCTTTCTTCCTCGTGCGGGTCGATGTCTTCTTTTCGGCGCTGGCGGAGGTCTTCGACTTCGAGGCCGTCGTCTTCTTGCTCGCTCGTCGCGTCGTCTTCTCTACCTTCGCGCTGGATGACTCCGCAGTTCGGCGTCGCGTCGTCTTGGCCGTGCCCTTCTTCTCCGCCGATGCGGCCTCCGCCTTCTTGGCTGAGGTCCGTCGTCGGGATGAACTCGATGAGCTCCGGGCCTTCCCCGTCTCGCTCTGAGCGATCGCCTTCTTGGCCCGGGATCGCGTCGAGCTCGACTTCGTCGATGCCTTCGCCTTCGAACTCGCCTCCGCCTTCGCCTTGGTGGACGTCGATCGGCGGCGCGAGGTGCTCTTGGCCTTCGTCTCCGCCTTGGCCGCCGGCTCCGCCTTCGCCTTCGATGCAGCGCTTCGCTTCCGGGTGCGCGGCTTCGGCGGCGGCTCCTCGACGATCCCGTCGACCCCCTCCAGGCGCATCAGCGCCTTCACCACATCCCCCTGGGCCAGGGAGAGCACGCTCTTACCCTGCGTGTTACGCCCCATCTCGGGCGCATCGCGAGGGGCCAGCGGCTTCACCGTGCCCCGCTCGGTGACGGCCGCCAGCGGGCCATGTCCCCGGCCCACCACGGCCGCGCCCACGATCAGGCCGGTCTTGCCCGTGGTCTTATGAGCGATCACGCCGAGGCCATATCTCCCCTGGGTGGGGAATTCGGTCAGGCTCGACCGCTTGGCGTATCCGGAGGCGGTGACCGTCAGCAAGGTCCCTTTGGCGTTCACCACATCGAAGGCGATCACCTGGTCGCCCTTCTGGAGCTTGATGCCCCCCACCCCGCCGGCCAGCAAACCCGTGGGGCGTACCTCCTCGATCTTGAACCGGATCGCCTGCCCCTTCTGCGTGACCAGCAGAACCTCCTCCCCATCCCGGATGATGCGAGCCCAGCCCAGTCCGTCGTTCGCGTCCACGTTCATCACCGGAGGCATCCCATTGGCGGCCAGAACCTCGGACAGAGCGATCCGCTTGATCTGCCCCAGACGCGTGACCAGCGCCAGGTAGGCGTCGGATGGGGGATCGTCGACGCGCGGCATCGCCAGCGCGGCCGTGACCCGGTCCCGCCGGCCGAGATCGCACAGGTCCGCCCAGTGAGCGCCGCCGTTCTCCGGGATGCGATGGATGCCCACGCGGGCCATACGCCCATCGGCCGTGAACAGGAACAGCTCATCGCGGGTATTGGTCGCCAGCAACGCCACGTCTACGCCCTTCGCCGCCTGACGCAGATTGGTCTTCGTCACCTGCCCGGCCGGCGCCCGGGTGATCGTGCCGTCCGAGCGGATCGCCACCCACACCGGCTGATCCTCGATCAGGTCCCGGGCCGTCAGCGTGCCCTTGGTGCGATCGACGATCTGCGTGCGTCTGGGATCGCCGTATTTCCTCTTAAGCTCGACGACCTCCTCCCGGATCAGCGCCAGGATCTTGGCCGGATGCGCCAGCAGATCCTCCAGGTAGGCGATGAGCTTGAGCTTCTCTTTGTACTCCTCCTTAATGCGATTCCGCTCCAGCCGGGCCAGCCGACGAAGTTGCATATCCAGGATGGCCTGCGCCTGCATCTCGGTGAGTTTGAACTTGCGCATCAGGCGGCCGCGAGCCGTCTCCGCATCGGGCGAGCGGCGGATGGTGGCGATGACCTCGTCGAGATGATCCAGCGCGATGAGCAACCCCTCCAGGATATGCGCCCGATCCTTCGCGCGCTGCAAATCGTGCTCGGAGCGGCGCCGGATGATCTCCCGCCGATGCTCGATGTAAAGCTGCAACATGCGCTTCAGGGACAGGAGGCGTGGCTCGCCATCCACCAGGGCCAGCAGGGAGACGCCGAAGGTCTGCTGCATGGGGGTCAGGCGGAACAGCTGGGCCAGGACATCGCGTGGCTCCACCGTGCGGGTCAGCTCGATCACGATGCGCATGCCCTGGCGGTCCGATTCGTCGCGCAGGTCCGTGATCCCCTCCAGCCGCCCTTCTCGCACCAGCTCGGCGATGCGCTCGATCAAGCGCGTCTTGTTCGTCTGATAGGGCAGCTCGGTGACGACAATGCGATGCCGGCTGCGGCTCATCTCCTCGATATGCGCCTTGGCCTGCACCACGAAGCGCCCCCGCCCCTGGGCATACGCGGCCGCGATGACGTCCGTCTCCTCCCCCTTGGCGCCGTTCCCGTTCATGGCCGAAGGATCACGGCCGTATCGATA from Chloroflexota bacterium encodes the following:
- the gyrA gene encoding DNA gyrase subunit A; amino-acid sequence: MSASIGNVKQIDIDQEMQQAYLDYAMSVIVARALPDVRDGLKPVQRRILYAMHDMGLTHDKPYKKSARIVGEVLGKYHPHGDTAVYDAMVRMAQDFSMRYPLVDGQGNFGSIDGDNAAAMRYTEARLAEMAREMLADIEKDTVDFTPNFDGSLQEPSVLPALLPNLLINGSSGIAVGMATNIPPHNLGEVCDAVAYLIDRYDEVDEVTVDELMRFIQGPDFPTGGIVYRYGRDPSAMNGNGAKGEETDVIAAAYAQGRGRFVVQAKAHIEEMSRSRHRIVVTELPYQTNKTRLIERIAELVREGRLEGITDLRDESDRQGMRIVIELTRTVEPRDVLAQLFRLTPMQQTFGVSLLALVDGEPRLLSLKRMLQLYIEHRREIIRRRSEHDLQRAKDRAHILEGLLIALDHLDEVIATIRRSPDAETARGRLMRKFKLTEMQAQAILDMQLRRLARLERNRIKEEYKEKLKLIAYLEDLLAHPAKILALIREEVVELKRKYGDPRRTQIVDRTKGTLTARDLIEDQPVWVAIRSDGTITRAPAGQVTKTNLRQAAKGVDVALLATNTRDELFLFTADGRMARVGIHRIPENGGAHWADLCDLGRRDRVTAALAMPRVDDPPSDAYLALVTRLGQIKRIALSEVLAANGMPPVMNVDANDGLGWARIIRDGEEVLLVTQKGQAIRFKIEEVRPTGLLAGGVGGIKLQKGDQVIAFDVVNAKGTLLTVTASGYAKRSSLTEFPTQGRYGLGVIAHKTTGKTGLIVGAAVVGRGHGPLAAVTERGTVKPLAPRDAPEMGRNTQGKSVLSLAQGDVVKALMRLEGVDGIVEEPPPKPRTRKRSAASKAKAEPAAKAETKAKSTSRRRSTSTKAKAEASSKAKASTKSSSTRSRAKKAIAQSETGKARSSSSSSRRRTSAKKAEAASAEKKGTAKTTRRRTAESSSAKVEKTTRRASKKTTASKSKTSASAEKKTSTRTRKKEAKAETKPKPAEKPQAESAEKSKAKTQRTGRRKPMVVTSVPLSQRKG